One genomic segment of Bacteroidales bacterium includes these proteins:
- a CDS encoding DUF4956 domain-containing protein: MLLFATPSFGQSLSAIESEILAEETDSKDAKAEAKKKDKDIIEINSRFFITLGIDVAAVLLIILVVYYPNYRKMDTIFTFILFNIIIFLLTFVLNKVKISMGAAFGLFAVFSMLRYRTAGIGMKDMTYLFIFIALGLLSGIQLEYDELGIICGIIFLVTVIMDTKLLLRREQSKNIQFEKIDLVKPEHHAQLMEELRFRTGLNIHRISVTKLDYLKDIASIRIYYYE, from the coding sequence ATGTTATTGTTTGCAACACCCTCTTTTGGACAGTCGCTTTCAGCTATTGAATCAGAAATCCTGGCAGAAGAAACAGATAGCAAGGATGCTAAAGCCGAAGCAAAGAAAAAAGATAAGGACATTATTGAAATCAACTCCCGCTTCTTTATAACTCTTGGAATTGATGTTGCTGCTGTCTTACTGATCATATTGGTGGTCTATTATCCCAATTACAGGAAAATGGATACCATCTTCACTTTTATTCTCTTTAACATTATAATATTCCTTTTAACCTTTGTGCTGAATAAGGTCAAAATATCCATGGGGGCGGCATTCGGTTTGTTTGCCGTGTTTTCCATGCTTCGATACCGGACTGCCGGAATTGGAATGAAAGATATGACTTACCTCTTCATCTTTATAGCGCTTGGATTGCTGTCAGGTATTCAGCTTGAATATGATGAACTGGGAATCATTTGTGGAATCATCTTCCTGGTCACAGTTATCATGGACACCAAGCTGCTGCTTCGAAGAGAACAAAGCAAAAATATACAGTTTGAGAAAATTGATCTTGTAAAACCGGAACACCATGCGCAACTCATGGAAGAACTGAGGTTTCGCACCGGGCTGAATATTCATCGTATTTCAGTAACCAAACTGGACTATCTGAAGGATATTGCCTCTATCCGAATCTATTATTATGAGTAA
- a CDS encoding polyphosphate polymerase domain-containing protein, protein MNITDPMEDISPILALFEPISLEEMDRAKLLDRMDLKFIFQRSLLPEILRNCQENYKVLSIKEERFSRYETHYFDTTDFSMYIQHHNGKLNRHKVRYRKYVDSGLCFFEIKFKTNKGRTIKDRVKVKELKSNIEGASEQLLIKKTDFEATALVESLKVNYNRITLVNKNLSERVTIDVSLSYGTQPNCCEYPGIVIAEVKQEKTSRSPMISVMQSHHIHPLSLSKYCLGIASMNQDIKSNNFKPKLLHVKKLSNNQE, encoded by the coding sequence ATGAATATCACTGATCCAATGGAGGATATTTCCCCAATCCTGGCATTATTTGAGCCCATCAGTCTGGAAGAGATGGACCGTGCAAAGCTATTGGACAGGATGGACCTCAAATTTATCTTTCAACGAAGCCTCCTTCCTGAAATTCTCCGGAATTGCCAGGAGAATTACAAGGTATTATCGATAAAAGAAGAACGCTTCAGCCGGTATGAGACACATTATTTCGATACGACTGATTTCTCAATGTACATCCAGCACCATAATGGGAAATTGAACAGGCATAAAGTGAGGTATCGCAAATATGTCGATTCAGGCCTGTGTTTCTTTGAAATAAAATTTAAAACAAATAAAGGACGCACTATAAAGGACCGGGTGAAGGTTAAAGAGTTGAAAAGTAACATTGAGGGAGCTTCTGAACAATTGCTTATTAAAAAAACTGATTTTGAAGCCACAGCACTTGTGGAATCACTGAAAGTAAATTATAACAGGATAACACTTGTCAATAAGAACCTGTCTGAAAGGGTAACCATTGATGTATCCCTCAGCTATGGTACACAGCCGAATTGTTGCGAATATCCAGGTATTGTCATCGCTGAGGTGAAACAGGAAAAAACATCACGTTCACCGATGATCTCCGTCATGCAATCACACCACATCCATCCACTCTCTTTAAGTAAATATTGCCTGGGTATTGCCAGCATGAACCAGGACATAAAAAGTAATAACTTCAAACCTAAACTTCTCCATGTTAAGAAATTATCAAATAACCAGGAATAG
- a CDS encoding CotH kinase family protein, with the protein MNFYDASAINEIRISFRESDWRHILDSLFINQGDSGRLIGDVKVNGEEFPDAGIRYKGYSSWNSNEIKNPFNIDLDYIHAGQDYQGFAKIKLSNVIHDPSFVREVLSYEIARQYMPAPRANYSRLFVNEEYIGLYTNVEAIDKRFITSRFGSNDRSFFKGEPETLIYPFGQNANLAYSHGTDTSGYLPYYKMESDRGWSNLVNLIRILNTNSDSLGQYLNIDRALWMHAFNYALLNLDSYIGYAQNYYLYEDENGRFNPLLWDLNMSFGSFRDTDGSTNFLGLTIPKLKTLDPLQHLKFSISPRPLMTRLFANDTLKRMYLAHIRTIIGENIENGNYYSKALSMQELIRLSVQADTNKFYSFQDFINNADTTVGGVGSMILYPGLRDLMTARSAYLAGYKGISSHPLITEIRNSPEIPLKQQPVVIEAKIEDASEVILAYRCKREDLFTQVSMWDNGQSGDAVADDGFFTASVLLNGNVFQYYIYAQNDSAGVFSPPRAAYEYYTLQPAIGKGELVINEVSLNNNEWIEIQNRTTEPINLEGFRFTFSSELMDEWLFPDVVIEAGKFLCVDSRDITGNYLDFSIPGKNFIKLELENSKEEVIDSHILTTVPDSRTLGRYPNGYGPFVFMEPSPCANNFVGTTPTNGFNVYPNPASEQFTIEFVNPREAYNIEIFNASGQCIFKEEYDANPEHMDAVALQYECKGFSGLLIVRISGNGFQEIEKLLVR; encoded by the coding sequence GTGAATTTCTATGATGCTTCAGCTATCAATGAAATCCGCATCTCTTTCAGGGAATCAGATTGGAGACATATTCTCGATAGTTTGTTCATTAACCAGGGAGATAGCGGACGATTGATAGGTGACGTCAAGGTGAATGGTGAAGAATTTCCTGATGCCGGGATCCGGTATAAAGGGTATAGCTCCTGGAATAGTAATGAGATAAAGAATCCTTTCAATATTGATCTTGATTATATTCATGCCGGGCAGGATTATCAAGGCTTTGCTAAAATAAAACTGAGTAATGTTATCCATGATCCTTCCTTTGTCAGGGAAGTACTTTCCTATGAAATTGCTCGTCAATATATGCCTGCTCCCAGGGCAAATTATAGCAGGCTATTTGTTAATGAGGAATATATCGGACTGTATACCAATGTTGAAGCAATAGATAAAAGATTCATTACATCAAGGTTTGGATCTAATGATCGAAGCTTTTTCAAAGGGGAACCCGAAACCTTGATTTATCCTTTCGGACAGAATGCTAACCTTGCATATTCACATGGTACGGATACCAGTGGATACTTACCCTATTACAAAATGGAGTCTGACAGGGGGTGGAGTAATTTGGTCAATCTAATCAGGATACTGAACACGAATTCTGATAGTTTGGGCCAATACCTTAATATAGACAGGGCTCTTTGGATGCATGCCTTCAACTATGCGCTGCTGAACCTGGACAGTTATATAGGGTATGCACAGAACTACTATCTCTATGAAGATGAAAATGGCAGGTTTAATCCGCTCCTCTGGGATCTGAATATGTCCTTCGGAAGTTTTAGGGATACTGATGGATCTACCAATTTTCTTGGACTCACCATCCCAAAGCTGAAAACTCTTGATCCCTTACAGCACCTTAAATTCAGCATAAGTCCAAGGCCACTGATGACACGGCTGTTTGCCAATGATACCCTGAAGCGTATGTACCTGGCTCATATCCGGACAATCATCGGGGAGAACATTGAAAATGGCAATTATTATTCAAAGGCATTGTCGATGCAGGAACTTATCCGGCTAAGTGTTCAGGCAGATACAAACAAATTCTATTCTTTCCAGGATTTTATCAATAATGCAGATACAACCGTTGGAGGTGTTGGAAGCATGATTCTGTACCCGGGTCTCCGGGACTTAATGACGGCCCGTTCTGCATATTTAGCGGGTTATAAAGGAATCAGCAGTCATCCCTTAATCACTGAAATCAGGAATTCCCCTGAAATACCTCTGAAGCAACAACCTGTGGTGATTGAAGCTAAAATTGAAGATGCTTCTGAGGTGATATTGGCATATCGTTGCAAAAGGGAGGATCTGTTCACACAAGTGTCAATGTGGGATAATGGCCAATCCGGTGATGCAGTGGCTGATGATGGCTTCTTTACAGCTTCTGTTTTATTGAATGGGAATGTATTCCAGTATTACATCTATGCTCAGAATGACAGTGCCGGAGTCTTTTCCCCTCCCAGGGCCGCTTATGAGTATTATACTTTGCAACCTGCCATCGGGAAAGGCGAATTAGTTATAAATGAAGTTAGCTTAAATAATAATGAATGGATAGAAATCCAGAATCGAACCACAGAACCCATCAACCTTGAAGGCTTTAGGTTTACTTTCAGTTCTGAACTAATGGATGAATGGTTATTTCCTGATGTGGTAATTGAGGCTGGGAAATTTTTATGCGTAGATTCCAGGGATATAACAGGGAATTACCTGGATTTCTCAATTCCTGGCAAAAATTTCATCAAACTGGAGCTTGAAAATTCAAAAGAAGAGGTTATCGACTCACATATACTTACCACTGTTCCCGATTCGAGAACATTAGGCCGATACCCCAATGGTTATGGCCCTTTTGTATTTATGGAGCCTTCACCTTGTGCTAACAATTTTGTGGGCACCACTCCAACTAATGGTTTCAATGTTTATCCTAATCCCGCCTCAGAACAATTTACCATTGAATTTGTCAATCCCAGGGAAGCATACAACATTGAAATTTTTAATGCTTCAGGTCAATGCATATTTAAGGAAGAATATGATGCCAATCCTGAACACATGGATGCTGTTGCCCTGCAATATGAATGTAAAGGCTTCTCAGGGCTTTTAATAGTGAGAATCAGTGGAAACGGGTTCCAGGAAATAGAAAAGCTGTTGGTGAGGTAA
- a CDS encoding T9SS type A sorting domain-containing protein, which translates to MKYLLHFLIPGMLVMSSLISQAQFFINYTTTNGLPDNNVNGVAVDANNVKWFGTQSGVARFDGSSWTTFTTANGLIDNFINCIAVDVNNHIWVGTDLGISSYDGAAWTNFNSSNGLVNDMVSYIAGADDGSLWIGTSGGVSKLNGSTFTNYTTSNGLPSDMISYITTDGSKVWMGTWLGGLVKFDGSVFTIFTTAQGLPDNNISCITVDEAGNKWVGSFMGVTLLDNSDQLVTTYTTVNGLFNNYVKDLAIDSDQDVWAGIYADYLQDGALNWFDQTDWITYKVEDGLVNPMVKRLAIDQNDHIWIATGNGVSEFIKLDGQIESSLTGINIFPNPARDWLKITGIRSVSDIGLSNLQGQMALYQSGVSGDVEINIKGLPAGIYVLSIKNTQTINTLKVVIK; encoded by the coding sequence ATGAAATATCTGTTGCACTTTTTAATTCCCGGCATGCTGGTGATGAGTTCACTCATTTCTCAGGCCCAGTTTTTTATTAACTATACAACCACTAACGGTCTCCCGGATAATAATGTGAATGGGGTAGCTGTAGATGCAAATAATGTGAAGTGGTTCGGAACTCAGTCGGGTGTAGCCCGTTTTGATGGCTCTTCATGGACCACCTTTACCACGGCAAATGGCTTGATTGATAACTTTATCAATTGTATAGCAGTAGATGTCAATAACCATATTTGGGTAGGAACCGATCTTGGTATCAGCAGCTATGATGGTGCAGCCTGGACAAACTTTAACTCATCCAATGGACTGGTGAATGATATGGTAAGCTATATTGCAGGAGCTGATGATGGTAGCCTATGGATTGGTACCAGTGGGGGAGTGTCAAAGCTCAATGGCTCCACTTTCACAAATTATACCACTTCCAATGGCTTGCCTTCTGATATGATAAGTTATATAACAACAGATGGAAGCAAAGTCTGGATGGGAACCTGGCTGGGTGGCCTGGTTAAATTCGACGGCTCTGTGTTTACCATTTTTACAACAGCCCAGGGATTGCCGGATAATAATATTTCATGTATCACTGTCGATGAAGCTGGAAATAAATGGGTGGGTTCTTTTATGGGTGTAACCCTGCTTGATAATTCCGACCAGTTAGTTACCACCTATACTACCGTAAATGGTTTATTTAATAATTATGTCAAAGACCTTGCCATTGACTCAGATCAGGATGTGTGGGCCGGCATCTACGCTGATTATCTCCAGGATGGTGCGCTAAACTGGTTTGATCAAACAGATTGGATTACTTATAAAGTGGAAGATGGATTAGTGAACCCAATGGTCAAACGACTGGCCATTGACCAAAATGACCATATTTGGATAGCAACCGGAAATGGGGTTTCTGAATTTATTAAACTGGATGGACAAATTGAATCCTCTTTAACTGGTATCAATATCTTCCCAAATCCTGCCAGGGACTGGCTGAAAATTACCGGGATCAGGTCTGTATCTGACATAGGTCTCTCCAATTTACAGGGACAGATGGCTCTTTATCAATCCGGTGTTTCAGGTGATGTTGAAATTAACATTAAGGGATTACCCGCAGGTATTTATGTTCTCTCAATAAAAAATACCCAAACAATTAATACACTAAAGGTGGTTATTAAGTGA
- a CDS encoding aryl-sulfate sulfotransferase, with protein sequence MKLTNFLIAIAFFLCVVVSAQPYGSYTLYSLKNSTKAYLVDLTGATYKMWTFNSSKPVGYSSYLLPGGVILRTVAKSGNYFTGGPICGEVQKVDWNGNVIWDYVYSTTEYCTHHDICPMPNGNVLLIAYETRNPTQVSAAGCSQNITMWPDKIVEIEPVGTTGGNVVWEWHAWDHLSQSLYPSKANYVTSIVDHPELLNVNYKAQKDWLHVNGIDYNEQLDQIVFSSHNMNEFYVIDHSTTIAEAASHSGGNSGKGGDILYRWGNPEAYQASGSANFNVVHDAHWVPAGCPNAGFLCGFNNKGGAGGKTCVDLVSPPYDGYNYSHTPGMSYEPATYSWRHTYSGSPTQNEGNSQQLPNGNTLVNISFSGYMYEIDPNQNVVWSKTVAGTNTSAFRYTDCYVNSIGYANATAVPKSLCEGDAAQLDAQGIGGSNYTYQWTSNPPGFTSNQQNPLINPTETTTFIVTITSGTCTATDSVKVIVTPYPETPVITVHEDSLISSSESNNQWFRNGSLIEGATFRYYLPSEPGNYQVQIITNGCESDLSTPVVYTSSEEQSLNWPVNIYYHAVSEQVRISGIENIPGTKHLLAYNYLGQLILDEEGKEDIDVANLPTGVYLFKLINLNKVIFIGKVFIH encoded by the coding sequence ATGAAGCTTACAAATTTCTTAATTGCCATCGCTTTCTTTTTATGTGTGGTAGTTTCAGCTCAGCCTTATGGCAGCTACACGCTTTACAGCTTAAAAAACAGCACCAAAGCCTATCTCGTTGATTTAACCGGGGCTACTTATAAAATGTGGACATTCAACTCATCTAAACCGGTTGGTTACTCTTCCTACCTGTTACCAGGTGGTGTGATTCTCCGCACTGTTGCCAAATCAGGAAACTATTTCACCGGGGGTCCGATTTGCGGAGAAGTTCAAAAAGTGGATTGGAATGGCAATGTTATCTGGGACTATGTGTATTCCACAACAGAATACTGCACCCATCATGATATTTGCCCTATGCCCAATGGAAATGTCCTCCTTATCGCCTATGAAACCCGCAATCCAACGCAGGTTTCAGCTGCAGGATGTTCACAAAATATAACGATGTGGCCCGATAAAATTGTTGAAATTGAACCGGTAGGAACTACGGGAGGGAATGTCGTTTGGGAATGGCATGCCTGGGATCATTTGAGCCAAAGTTTATACCCGTCCAAAGCTAATTATGTTACATCCATCGTTGACCATCCGGAACTACTTAATGTTAACTATAAAGCACAAAAAGACTGGCTGCATGTAAACGGGATTGATTACAATGAACAGTTGGACCAAATCGTTTTTTCTTCCCATAATATGAATGAGTTCTATGTGATTGATCATAGCACAACTATCGCTGAAGCCGCTTCTCATTCAGGAGGAAATTCAGGAAAAGGTGGGGATATCCTCTACCGATGGGGGAATCCTGAAGCCTATCAAGCCTCTGGTTCCGCTAATTTCAATGTTGTGCATGATGCGCATTGGGTGCCAGCAGGATGCCCGAATGCCGGATTTCTATGTGGATTCAATAATAAAGGCGGTGCAGGAGGTAAAACCTGTGTCGACCTGGTTTCCCCTCCTTATGATGGTTATAATTATTCTCATACACCGGGAATGTCCTACGAACCGGCAACTTATTCCTGGCGCCATACCTATAGCGGAAGCCCTACCCAGAATGAAGGCAATTCACAACAATTACCAAACGGTAATACCCTGGTCAATATCTCATTTTCAGGATATATGTACGAAATTGACCCAAATCAGAATGTGGTCTGGTCAAAAACAGTTGCAGGTACTAATACATCCGCATTCAGATATACCGATTGCTATGTTAACAGCATTGGCTATGCAAATGCAACCGCCGTTCCTAAGAGTCTCTGCGAAGGGGATGCAGCACAGCTTGACGCACAGGGAATCGGGGGCTCCAATTATACTTACCAATGGACTTCGAATCCCCCGGGTTTTACTTCCAACCAGCAAAATCCATTAATCAATCCAACCGAAACAACCACTTTTATCGTGACAATCACGAGTGGAACATGCACAGCAACCGATTCAGTGAAGGTTATTGTAACACCTTATCCGGAAACACCTGTAATAACGGTTCATGAAGATAGCCTTATTTCCAGCAGTGAAAGTAATAACCAATGGTTTCGGAATGGCAGCCTGATTGAAGGTGCCACCTTCCGATACTATCTTCCATCAGAACCGGGTAATTACCAGGTACAAATAATTACCAACGGCTGCGAATCAGATCTTTCAACCCCGGTCGTGTACACTTCCAGCGAAGAACAATCGTTGAACTGGCCTGTAAATATATACTATCATGCAGTTTCAGAACAGGTAAGGATAAGTGGAATTGAGAATATCCCGGGCACAAAACATCTGTTGGCTTATAACTACCTGGGACAACTCATTCTTGATGAAGAAGGCAAAGAAGATATTGATGTTGCAAATCTTCCAACAGGTGTATATTTATTCAAACTTATAAACCTGAACAAAGTCATTTTCATAGGGAAAGTATTCATTCACTGA
- a CDS encoding response regulator transcription factor translates to MKISCLIVDDEPLALDLLEGYVNKTPFLSLAGRCNSAFQAMEIMTQLDIQLIFLDIQMPGLSGLEFSKSILEGPRVIFTTAFEKYAISGFKVDALDYLLKPVSFPEFLTAANKAKRWFDFQSKNISPEVRNSLFVKSDYKMIQIEFNSIQFIEGLKDYVKIYLSGEEKPILTLMSMKSLEENLPENLFMRVHRSYIVNLEMIKTIERNRIIFGKTYIPISENYKEKFQEFVNSRFF, encoded by the coding sequence ATGAAAATCAGCTGCCTGATCGTCGATGATGAACCCCTTGCCCTTGATCTTTTGGAGGGATATGTAAACAAAACACCATTTCTGTCACTAGCCGGCAGATGCAATAGTGCTTTCCAGGCAATGGAAATTATGACTCAGCTGGATATTCAGCTAATATTCCTTGATATTCAGATGCCCGGATTATCAGGACTTGAATTCAGTAAAAGTATTCTTGAAGGGCCAAGAGTGATTTTTACAACAGCATTTGAGAAATATGCAATATCCGGATTTAAAGTAGATGCCCTCGACTACCTTTTAAAACCTGTCAGTTTCCCTGAATTCCTGACGGCAGCCAATAAAGCCAAGCGTTGGTTCGACTTTCAATCAAAAAATATTTCTCCTGAAGTCAGAAATTCACTGTTCGTGAAAAGTGATTATAAGATGATCCAGATCGAATTCAACAGTATTCAATTTATTGAAGGTCTTAAAGATTATGTCAAAATATATCTGTCAGGTGAAGAAAAACCGATTCTTACTCTCATGAGTATGAAGTCTCTGGAAGAAAATCTGCCGGAAAACTTGTTCATGAGAGTGCATCGATCCTATATTGTTAATCTCGAAATGATAAAAACGATCGAAAGGAATCGGATTATCTTTGGGAAAACCTATATTCCTATTTCAGAAAACTATAAGGAGAAGTTCCAGGAATTTGTCAACAGCCGTTTCTTCTGA
- a CDS encoding histidine kinase, translating into MIDSNPFKHRLQFLIHIIIWGVIIIFPLVFIYSEGERSLVRFLDFSLPALFLILVFYMNSFWIIPQYLFNKKIWQFFLVNIVLIAACIFLMDTIKHFYFVEYFAQFEKRNQFPPKPRMEGIIFFRDIISMSVTVGLSVAIKMTTQWYQSQAEQKELEKLHVESELNNLKHQLNPHFLFNTLNNIYSLISINQDHAQHAVHQLSNLIRYVLYDSDQPKVSLIKDLKFTSNFIELMSLRLPSHVKLETNISASEEDLEIAPLLFISLVENAFKHGVSPTEPSLIKIEITNSRQNEIVCIVRNSNFPKTESDRSGSGIGLVNLKKRLDLIYQGAYDLSNEINGEQYIATLSLKL; encoded by the coding sequence ATGATCGACTCTAATCCATTCAAACATCGCCTTCAATTCCTGATCCATATAATCATCTGGGGGGTGATCATTATTTTTCCCCTGGTATTTATTTACAGTGAAGGTGAAAGAAGCCTGGTCCGCTTCCTCGACTTCTCACTTCCTGCGCTCTTCCTGATCCTGGTATTTTACATGAATTCGTTTTGGATCATCCCTCAATACCTGTTCAATAAAAAAATCTGGCAGTTTTTTCTGGTAAACATTGTCCTGATTGCTGCTTGTATCTTTTTGATGGACACTATTAAACACTTTTATTTCGTTGAGTACTTTGCACAATTTGAGAAAAGAAATCAATTCCCTCCCAAACCCCGCATGGAGGGTATAATATTCTTCAGAGATATTATTTCTATGTCAGTAACGGTCGGACTTTCAGTGGCTATCAAGATGACAACCCAATGGTATCAGTCACAGGCAGAGCAAAAGGAACTGGAGAAATTACATGTGGAATCGGAACTGAATAACCTGAAGCATCAGTTAAATCCACACTTTCTGTTTAATACACTTAATAATATTTACTCCCTGATCAGTATTAATCAGGATCATGCTCAACATGCCGTTCACCAGCTTAGTAACCTGATCCGTTATGTGCTTTATGATAGTGATCAGCCGAAAGTTTCGTTAATCAAAGATCTGAAGTTTACCTCAAATTTCATTGAATTAATGAGCCTCCGGTTGCCTTCACATGTAAAACTTGAAACAAATATCTCTGCATCAGAAGAGGACCTGGAAATTGCCCCTTTGTTATTTATATCACTGGTAGAAAATGCCTTCAAACATGGTGTTAGTCCAACCGAACCTTCCTTAATTAAGATTGAGATCACTAATTCCCGGCAAAATGAAATTGTATGCATCGTCAGGAATAGCAATTTCCCAAAAACTGAATCTGATCGGAGTGGGTCGGGTATTGGCCTGGTAAATCTTAAAAAAAGACTTGATCTTATTTATCAAGGGGCCTATGATTTATCAAATGAAATCAATGGCGAACAATATATTGCAACCCTATCCCTGAAATTATGA
- a CDS encoding ABC transporter permease, which produces MNISNLFKISFKALGSNKFRALLTMLGIIIGVAAVIAMLAIGQGSKKSIEDEISKMGSNMLMIQPGADMFQGGARMNPASNNTLILEDFTAIRKNCNYISAISPVVNGNGQSIYGSDNWPVSMVGVNEEYLQIRKFSVKSGRMFNEHEINSSAKVCLLGQTVVEELFGEGADPVGLSIRYNKIPFIVIGVLIEKGENGMGQDQDDIILAPFTTVQKRVVAIDYINGINCSTTTEEVTQQAKTEIETILRSQHGINEGDEDDFHVRSQQEMLTMFSSTSAVMTILLAVIAGISLIVGGIGIMNIMFVSVTERTREIGLRMAVGARGMDIMAQFLIEAFLISMVGGMIGVGLGIGSSFIIKNMLNWPVVITSYSIALSFAVCTFTGIFFGWYPARKAANLDPIDAIRYE; this is translated from the coding sequence ATGAATATTTCAAATCTTTTCAAAATATCCTTTAAGGCACTGGGCAGTAATAAGTTCAGAGCTTTATTAACGATGCTGGGAATCATTATAGGCGTGGCAGCTGTAATTGCTATGCTGGCCATTGGACAAGGTTCAAAAAAGAGTATTGAGGATGAAATTTCCAAAATGGGCTCCAATATGCTGATGATTCAACCGGGAGCTGATATGTTTCAGGGTGGTGCCAGGATGAATCCTGCCAGTAATAATACTCTGATCCTTGAAGATTTTACCGCCATCCGGAAAAACTGCAATTATATTTCAGCGATTTCTCCGGTAGTAAATGGAAATGGACAATCTATCTATGGGTCTGATAACTGGCCGGTTAGCATGGTGGGAGTAAACGAAGAATACCTGCAAATCAGGAAGTTCAGTGTAAAAAGTGGAAGAATGTTCAATGAGCATGAAATCAACTCGTCGGCAAAAGTATGCCTGCTGGGTCAAACAGTTGTTGAGGAGCTTTTTGGAGAAGGTGCTGACCCTGTAGGACTCTCCATCCGGTATAACAAGATTCCATTTATAGTGATTGGTGTGCTTATTGAGAAAGGTGAGAATGGGATGGGTCAGGATCAGGATGATATTATCCTTGCACCTTTTACAACAGTTCAGAAAAGGGTGGTAGCTATCGATTATATTAATGGAATCAATTGTTCAACCACCACAGAAGAGGTCACCCAACAGGCGAAAACCGAAATTGAAACAATTTTACGCTCACAACATGGAATTAATGAAGGTGATGAGGATGATTTTCATGTCAGGTCACAACAGGAAATGTTAACCATGTTCAGTAGTACCAGTGCAGTGATGACCATTCTGCTGGCTGTTATTGCAGGAATTTCCCTGATTGTTGGAGGTATCGGAATTATGAATATCATGTTTGTCTCGGTTACTGAACGCACCAGGGAAATTGGTTTAAGAATGGCAGTTGGAGCCAGGGGAATGGATATCATGGCTCAGTTCCTGATAGAAGCTTTCCTGATAAGTATGGTCGGTGGTATGATAGGAGTGGGCCTGGGGATAGGCAGCTCCTTCATAATTAAAAACATGTTGAACTGGCCGGTAGTGATCACCTCGTATTCGATCGCTCTTTCGTTTGCAGTTTGTACCTTTACAGGTATATTCTTCGGATGGTATCCTGCCAGGAAAGCTGCCAACCTGGATCCGATTGATGCCATTAGGTATGAGTAG
- a CDS encoding ABC transporter ATP-binding protein: protein MSEILTAKQIKREFMVGSQKVNALKGVSFMIKAGEFVTFMGTSGSGKSTLLNILGCLDTPTEGEYLLDGIPAQSMSKNERALLRNQKIGFVFQTYNLLPRTTALENVELPLMYNSAVKAREREERAIHVLESVGLADRMHHTPNQMSGGQQQRVAIARALVNDPVIILADEATGNLDSRTSYEIMALFQQLNSAGKTIAFVTHEPDIAAFSQRSIVLRDGRILTDTKILQPASAATALLNLPAEEEFG, encoded by the coding sequence ATGAGCGAGATACTTACAGCAAAGCAGATTAAAAGGGAATTCATGGTGGGAAGCCAGAAAGTAAATGCCTTAAAAGGGGTTTCTTTCATGATAAAAGCCGGGGAATTCGTCACTTTCATGGGGACAAGCGGTTCAGGTAAATCAACCCTTCTGAATATACTTGGATGCCTTGATACGCCCACCGAAGGAGAGTATCTGCTGGATGGCATTCCGGCACAAAGTATGTCGAAAAATGAAAGGGCCCTGCTTAGAAACCAGAAAATTGGTTTTGTTTTTCAAACCTATAACCTACTTCCCCGGACTACTGCCCTCGAAAATGTAGAACTCCCTTTGATGTATAATTCAGCAGTCAAGGCAAGGGAAAGGGAGGAAAGAGCTATACATGTGCTGGAATCGGTGGGACTGGCAGATCGTATGCACCATACACCTAACCAGATGTCGGGTGGGCAGCAGCAACGGGTAGCTATTGCAAGGGCATTGGTAAATGATCCGGTCATCATTCTGGCGGACGAAGCTACAGGAAACCTTGATTCACGAACATCCTATGAAATCATGGCTCTATTCCAGCAACTGAATTCTGCTGGGAAAACCATCGCCTTTGTAACCCATGAGCCGGATATTGCTGCTTTTAGCCAAAGAAGCATAGTACTCAGGGATGGCAGGATATTAACAGATACGAAAATCTTACAACCAGCTTCAGCGGCAACAGCTTTACTAAATCTTCCTGCTGAAGAAGAATTTGGCTGA